A stretch of the Buchananella sp. 14KM1171 genome encodes the following:
- a CDS encoding serine/threonine-protein kinase has translation MNAFARPSALGSRYILTELIGRGATGEVWRATDVTTGRPVAAKVLKEHHSADPALLARFVQERNVLLGLDHPQVVKVRDLVVEGTTLAIVMDLVEGPSLSALLASRGTLSPGEAVELTIGILQALATAHSQGIVHRDIKTDNVLLAASGPLDRHCVRLVDFGIAKILEDSPGAREAIGTPKYMAPELFAYGTAFETSDVYSVGIVLYQLLAGRTPFGGMGGPTAVGIRHIESLPPVLPVDGALWRLLSGMLAKNPVHRLPAAELVTAFCNLPLSVWQAPALPVQPDVTGWEKSPLTIPGREEIEALSSGRGEPAEQPSPPQPGPAAETAEEDPDQTSLNDWRPLPKRAETAPTQAEPAESEQAGDATLLKSAALPAPESAPKTAPEKKSRKPLYLLLGAAAGVVALSFGALALTGQLSDGQKEAASPEITTQAAQLVGDFTESGLRVDLGAAWDKEVSTTRLTLTSSVAPGASLSGEMLVVIPDVDGGCAQVEEQEGLTRVKASTDGLNVPCGYYFDLERLTAGQKQEVTISVGLKLVGEDSKVLDSYEDWLRDVQRETGDALASMTGTRFALQRVTGISVTATSVSLEGTAATPVPYLVKAKWRGKHDAALETDLLSSDTLDGMEVDALLDLTGGDGLDAVSLTTCSSARVIGTRVLAEQPDNNCFVEIELGVMKSPRASFQARMKN, from the coding sequence GTGAACGCATTTGCCCGTCCGAGCGCGCTGGGCAGCCGCTACATCCTCACGGAGTTGATCGGTAGGGGCGCCACTGGCGAGGTGTGGCGTGCCACCGACGTCACCACCGGCCGCCCGGTGGCCGCCAAGGTGCTCAAGGAACACCACAGCGCCGACCCGGCGCTCCTGGCGCGTTTTGTGCAGGAGCGCAACGTGCTGCTGGGCCTGGATCACCCGCAGGTGGTCAAGGTGCGGGACCTGGTGGTGGAGGGCACCACGCTGGCGATCGTGATGGACCTGGTGGAGGGTCCGTCCCTCTCCGCGCTGCTGGCCTCTCGGGGCACGCTGAGCCCCGGTGAGGCGGTGGAGCTGACCATAGGCATCCTGCAGGCACTGGCCACCGCCCATTCCCAGGGGATCGTGCACCGGGACATCAAGACGGACAACGTGCTGTTGGCCGCCTCCGGTCCCCTGGATCGTCACTGCGTGCGCCTGGTGGACTTCGGCATCGCCAAGATCCTGGAGGACTCCCCGGGGGCGCGGGAGGCGATCGGCACGCCCAAGTACATGGCTCCGGAGCTCTTCGCCTACGGCACCGCGTTTGAGACATCCGATGTCTACTCGGTCGGGATCGTGCTCTACCAGCTGCTGGCCGGTCGCACCCCCTTTGGGGGCATGGGCGGCCCGACTGCGGTGGGGATAAGGCACATCGAGTCCCTGCCACCGGTTTTGCCCGTCGATGGCGCGCTGTGGCGGCTGCTGAGCGGGATGCTGGCGAAGAACCCGGTCCACCGCCTGCCCGCCGCAGAGCTGGTTACCGCATTTTGTAACCTACCGCTGTCGGTGTGGCAGGCCCCCGCCCTGCCGGTGCAGCCGGACGTTACCGGCTGGGAGAAGTCCCCGCTGACTATCCCCGGGCGGGAGGAGATCGAGGCGCTGTCTTCCGGCAGGGGAGAGCCGGCCGAGCAGCCCTCGCCCCCGCAGCCAGGTCCTGCTGCCGAGACGGCGGAGGAGGACCCGGACCAGACCTCGCTAAACGACTGGCGCCCACTGCCCAAGCGGGCGGAAACAGCCCCCACACAGGCCGAGCCTGCGGAGTCCGAACAGGCCGGGGACGCCACGCTGCTCAAGAGCGCCGCACTACCTGCCCCCGAGTCCGCCCCCAAGACCGCGCCGGAGAAGAAGAGCCGCAAGCCCCTGTACCTGCTGCTCGGTGCGGCCGCGGGAGTGGTGGCCCTTTCCTTTGGTGCCCTGGCCCTGACCGGCCAGCTGTCCGATGGGCAGAAGGAGGCGGCGAGCCCGGAGATAACCACCCAGGCCGCCCAGCTGGTGGGCGACTTCACGGAGAGCGGCCTGCGCGTGGACCTGGGGGCCGCCTGGGACAAGGAGGTCTCCACCACCCGGTTGACGTTGACCAGCTCCGTGGCGCCGGGCGCGAGCCTTTCGGGCGAGATGCTGGTGGTGATCCCGGACGTGGACGGCGGCTGCGCGCAGGTGGAGGAGCAGGAGGGGCTAACCCGCGTGAAGGCCTCCACGGACGGGTTGAACGTGCCGTGTGGCTACTACTTTGATCTGGAACGCCTCACCGCCGGCCAGAAGCAGGAAGTGACAATTTCGGTAGGCCTGAAGCTGGTGGGCGAGGACTCCAAGGTGCTGGACTCCTACGAGGATTGGTTGCGTGACGTACAGCGCGAAACCGGTGACGCACTGGCCTCCATGACGGGCACCCGCTTCGCCCTGCAACGGGTGACCGGAATCAGCGTCACCGCCACCTCCGTGAGCCTGGAGGGCACCGCCGCCACCCCTGTGCCCTACCTGGTCAAGGCGAAGTGGCGGGGCAAGCACGACGCCGCGCTGGAGACCGACCTGCTCTCGTCTGACACCCTGGACGGCATGGAGGTCGACGCCCTGCTGGACCTGACCGGGGGAGATGGCCTGGACGCGGTCAGCCTGACCACCTGCTCCTCGGCCCGCGTGATCGGCACGCGCGTCCTGGCAGAGCAGCCGGACAACAACTGTTTCGTGGAGATTGAACTGGGCGTCATGAAGAGCCCGCGGGCCAGCTTCCAGGCGCGAATGAAGAATTAG